Below is a genomic region from Candidatus Eremiobacteraceae bacterium.
ATCTCGGCTTGGAACGAACTCAAGTCCTCAAACGAACGATAGACCGACGCGAAACGGATGTAAGCGACCTTGTCGAGTTTTTTCAGCGCATCCATGAGCAGCTCGCCGATCAATGTGGACGGATACTCATTGTCGCCGCGCGCATGAAGCTCTCGCGAAACGCTCTCGGCGATCTGCTGCATGGTGTCTTCAGAAACGGGCCGCTTTTCGCATGCGCGGCGTAGACCGGCGAGCACCTTGTCGCGGCTGAATGGTTCGCGCCGGCCGTCTTTTTTTACGATGAAGAGACGGGCTGCTTCGATCCGTTCGTAGGTGGTGAATCGCTGCCGGCAGGCAAGGCATTCGCGGCGCCTGCGGACGGCGCTCTCGTCGTCGCGGCTGTCGACGACACGCGTCTCGCCGACTCGGCAAACCGGACAGAGCATTGGATCAGCGCGCCGCCGAGCACGGCGAGCGGTGACTTGGTGCGCTTACGAAGAAGCGCCGATCTTGAACAATTTGGTCGAGCAGTCGGGGCAGGAGCCTTGTACGGCCGGCCGGCCGTTTTTCATGGTGACCTGCGTCGGATTTTGGATCTCTTTTTTTGCCTTGCATTTTACGCAGTACGCTTCCGGCATTGAGACGCTCCTTTGCACATGCCTGACGCCCGTCATCGAAGGACCGCCCCACCCGGCTGCGAAGGCATCCGTATGAAGCGACGGGACGTTCGCGCTGTCTTCTTCGACGCTGGCTACACGCTCCTTTGTATGGAGCCGGATCAAGAAACGTTGTTCTTGCAAACTTGCAGGAATTTGGACGTCGTTATCGACCGCGCGAAGTTGGCCGGGGCGGTAGTAACTGCGAACACGCTGCTCGGTCCGCGGCCCGCAAAGGTAAAGCCGACACCATTTTCTCAAGTTGCGGTCGATCGCTTTTGGATCGATTATCATCGCGAATTGCTTGGTTATTGCGCAGCCCGGCCTGCCGATGTCGACCGCGCCGAAGCGGTTTATCGCGCATTCACCGCTGCGCTCGATTGGCGCGTCTACGACGAAGTGCGGCCGCTTCTGGCGGCGATCCGAGACCGCGGGCTCATGATCGGCGTCGTGTCGAATTGGACCGGCGATCTCGACGACGTGCTCGAGCGAGTCGGTTTGCGCGAATCGGTCGATTTCGTGCTCGACTCGGCGCGGATAGGGTATGAAAAACCGCACGCGGACATATTCCGTGAAGCACTGGGACGCGCGCGTTGTGAGCCGGGAGACGCGCTCCACGTCGGCGATTCACCCGAGCACGATGTGGAAGGTGCGCTCGCGGCCGGCCTGCGCGCCGTGCTGCTCGACCGGCACGATCGGCACGCCACGTTCGACCGCGCGCCGCGCGTCCGCTCGCTCGACGAAGTCGTCGCGCATTTGTAATTGTATTAGCCAGTCGTACTAGGGCAAGCATCGCTTGTCCCGCGCTTTTTCTAAAGCTCGTACTAGGGCAAGCATCGCTTGCCCCGTCTGATTTGTAGGGGCCGACTTTTATGGTCGGCCCCGCTTGCCCAAATGGGTGAGCGTTGCTCACCCTAGTACGGGATGCTTCCCTACAACACGAATAACGATTGCCGTGCGGGTCAGCGCGCGTGATACAACCTCGACATGACCGACGA
It encodes:
- the nrdR gene encoding transcriptional regulator NrdR gives rise to the protein MLCPVCRVGETRVVDSRDDESAVRRRRECLACRQRFTTYERIEAARLFIVKKDGRREPFSRDKVLAGLRRACEKRPVSEDTMQQIAESVSRELHARGDNEYPSTLIGELLMDALKKLDKVAYIRFASVYRSFEDLSSFQAEIAELAGSGE
- a CDS encoding DUF5679 domain-containing protein, encoding MTGVRHVQRSVSMPEAYCVKCKAKKEIQNPTQVTMKNGRPAVQGSCPDCSTKLFKIGASS
- a CDS encoding HAD-IA family hydrolase, with the translated sequence MEPDQETLFLQTCRNLDVVIDRAKLAGAVVTANTLLGPRPAKVKPTPFSQVAVDRFWIDYHRELLGYCAARPADVDRAEAVYRAFTAALDWRVYDEVRPLLAAIRDRGLMIGVVSNWTGDLDDVLERVGLRESVDFVLDSARIGYEKPHADIFREALGRARCEPGDALHVGDSPEHDVEGALAAGLRAVLLDRHDRHATFDRAPRVRSLDEVVAHL